Within the Scyliorhinus canicula chromosome 6, sScyCan1.1, whole genome shotgun sequence genome, the region CGAGGAACCTTTTCATCCCATGGTCCCTGTGGAGTGGTTCGTTGGTGTCCAGTTCCCGGTACAAGGCCTCGAATGCTTTGTTGATCTTCTTTGATTAGGCTACCAGTCTGCATCTGCTATTCATTACCTGGGCTATTACGCACGTGGCTGCCTACTTTCTCAGCCGGTGGGCCATTGGGCGGCTAGCCTTTGTGGGTTTCGAATCTGGATCCTCAAAGCATTACACTGGGGCTTAAGATTACTGTAAAGCGACAATACGAAGGCGCCACTGCCTTGGCCAAACTTTTGTCATGTGACCCAATATCTCCTTCAGTGGCTCAACATcagcttctttttaaaaacagtaaTGACATTGGGATATTGTTTGCTGGCTGCGTGTGAAGGGAGCGTTGTTGGATAGCGGTGAGCATAGTTACCTGACAAGTTgatgcgggttcgattcccgctcatTGTTCCTAAttactgatgatgtggagatgccggcgttgcctggggtgggcacagtgagaagtcttgcaacacaagacttgcgaaatcctaccaactatcctggcgtATGACaagtcacacctctttaacctgtggttaTCTCTCCCTCCAGTCGCATCagctggacctgtaaagacttaaatacctgcaaagactcacattcaaagtataatCTTGCATAGTTGTCTTTGTCTATGTATGCTGTGTTTATGTAACcgacctcttcactcacctgataaaGGAGCTGAAAACTCATCATTCCAaatcaacctgttggactttaacctgatgttgcaaGACTCCTTACTAATTACTGATGGTGACGGTTTTTCACGAACTATCCCATGAAGCCGGGATAGAATTCCTGAGATACAGTGAAATACACAAATTCTTTGAATCTTTCCCCTCTGCTGCTTTCCATTTCTTATTTCCATATCGATTCTGGCACAGGGATTGTTTTATTGTTTAAACAGTGAGATCCCCCTCACACCACGTATCTGAAAGGATAACAGAAGGTTCTGGAAACAGTCATCAGGcccggcagcaactgtggagagaggaagTGGGGTTGAACATTTCAGGTCTCTCGAAAGTTCAGAGTATACCCCCGGGAACCGAAGTCCAAACTGCCAGAGGTGCAGTGTTTTCCTTTCTATTTGAGGTCATAGTTTTCTCTATTCCATCCCttttcagtttattttttttattcccATTTTCGAAGGTGGCGCTAAGCTCTGCTTACTTATGTGGAATTTAACATCATTACATCCAAGCCCGAACTTCGACCCAGACCTTTTGAACTGCAAGCATTCTGATCTCTAAGTCAGGGATGATTTAGTCTGAGACTCTAGACAGGCCGATTTTCAGTGAGAGATTCGAGCAGAAAGAAAAACAGAGAGGCAGCAGCAAGTGGGAGTTGACGCAATTGTCCCCGCCCCGTCCACTCGCTGTTTCTTTAGTtctctgtgctgccacctctggtttCATTTCTGACCCAGTTCTGCTTCACAGATATTTTCTCTCGGGCTTGGCTGATACTGCCGCCGAAACGGCTCCTCTTACCGCAACTCTCCAAAGCAAAGCTTCCAGGAAGAAAAATGCGACTCCGGCCCCCAGGAAAGCCGTTCCGAAGTTCGGGCAGCAGATCCTGAAGATGGTGTCGGGCTGCAGTGATCGCAAGGAAATATCTCAGGCCCCCAGACAGAAAGCCCTGGGTGACAGCGGCCCCGATGTAGGGAAGCTCCGCTCCCGGATCAAGTTAACTATCAAGAGGAAAGTGGCAAAAGGCCCTCCTCTGATGCAGATAAAGAGACAGGGCACACCCGGCTCCTTCCAAATCGTTAAGAAGAAACCGCTGCGAAAACTGGTGAAGAAGTTGAAGGAAACAGCAGCCAAAGAATCCCCAGTCAAGGGGCTAGCCACCAAGAAAATCACAGCAAAGAAACTCAGAGCCAAGAAATACACAGTAAAGAAACTCGGAGCAAAGAATCCAACAGCCAGGAAATCAACCAAAATGACTGCGCCAACGGGGGAAAAGGCGATGAAATCTCCAAAGCTTCAGAAAGAGGTTCAGCCGAAGAAACGTAACATCGCCAGAAAGGCCACAGGCGGAAAGGCAAAGGCAACGAAGAAGGCTTACCAATCGAAGGCCCATAAGAAACCCAAATCAGCAAAGACGAAGAAAACAGCGGCCAAAAAGAAGTCAAAGATCAAAAACAACTTGTTAACCCCTGAAACCAACGGCTCTTCTCAGAGACCCCCGGGTCTCTCGGAAAAAGAGCTGATCGCAGAATCAAGTGATTCTGTCCAGGTTCCAGAGTCAGAGTGAGAATCTCCGTGAAACGATAACATTGGCGGTGAATCCTGCGAAAAAAAATCCCGAAGTCCAACACATGAGATTGTCCAAAGCAACTGGAATAATGGTGTTTATAAACTGCTGAACTTTGAGGGAATGTTAGGTTATCTAGAAGAAGGACTGGGATTGAAATCGAAAGGAACGGGTTAACTTGTTGTAGAAGGTAGTGTATTTAGGCGGGAATATTACAGGCTGTTAATTGTACTGGGAATGTATTTAAACTATGTGAATTCTCCTTCTGCGGGATCCTCCGGGCCGGCGGCGTCAGGTGGCCACAGTGGAAACCCCCTATTGGCCCGCTTCGGGAACGGTGAATCCTTCTTATGCGGGGCCGGGAAATGCggctggcggaccggagaatcccgctttggAAACCTTTGAATATGATGTCTGATTCTGTAAGGGTTTTATGTGGAACTATGTCTTTGCGTTTTATTGTCCATAAACAGTTTAAGATTAGCggctggaatttcctctctctctctctgcttattGTCTGATTCCGCCATCCTCACTCCGCGTCTCGAACTCTGCAGATTTTCGATCAGATCGGAAAGAGAAATGTGTAAAACTGCCGGAACgagttatttattctttcatcaaCGATCTGAATTGTGAAACATCGTAAGATCTATAATCTTAGTCAAAGTCTGGATAATTCCCCGCCAGATCCATTTTATGGGATAGGGTCAATAATAATTGTCAGGATACAGGGATCAATGACATTGAGGGGTAATCACATGTGGGTTTCCAGAACGCATTGTGAATTTGAACCATTTTCACCGACAGAATGAGAATTTCCCAATGAATGTTCACATAGTGGTGTCAAGGAGGCATTGCAGGGAAAAAGGGCGATATCTCGGCAGACTCTTCAACTGGGGCTATGTGGGTGCAATGTAAAAACAGAAGGGGACGTTAACGTTGCTGAGAGTGAAATATAGACCGCCAAAAGTCAGGGAGGGATAGAAAAGCAGATATCCAGGCACGTTTCAGAGACGTGTAAAACAAAATCGGTTAATAATACTTGAGGATCAAGGGAGTCAGTGCGTGATGGTTCCGGGCATATtgaaggagaaggtggtggtgtagtgaatGGAGGTAggccgaattgggacgatgtaaaGTTTATAAGGCGGCTGTGGccgcattacatagaacatagaacagtacagcacagaacaggcccttcggccctcgatgttgtgccgagcaatgatcaccctacttaaacccacgtaacccaacaatccccccattaaccttacagtacgggcaatttagcatggccaatctacctaacccgcacatctttggactgtgggaggaaaccggagcacccggaggaaacccacgcgcacacggggaggacgtgcagactccacacagacagtgacccagccgggaatcgaacctgggaccctggagctgtgaagcattgatgctaaccaccatgctactgtgaggcccGGATTACCGGATTTGTATATGCATCAACTgatttcaggggggggggggaattcaactGCGTGCTCGACCCTAAGCAGGTTCGCTCTTAGCCAAAGTCGCCGGCCCCTTCTGGGGTGGCGAGGGTATTAGTGGCATTCATGGAAGAGTTATGGAAGggcgggccctgggggggggggggggggggagaaggggaggggcggTAAGGAGATCACGTTTTTTCCCCAGGTGCACAAGCCAGGACAATCATCATATGTAGGACTCTTCTATCGGGGTGAAAAGGGCAGAATATTATGCTGTACTTACTGGGCAGTAGATGTGGGTGGGACACAGCACAtgggatggaggttggatgtCGGGCTTTTATCGGAAATTGGTTTCTGCGGGAAGGTTTCTAGAGCCATAAGGGAATAGTTTAATAGGAGCGGGACGGCTCTGTAGgtattgaaggcagtgatttgaGGTGGAATCATATTGGACAAGGCGCATGTCGATGGGGCAGCCGAGTAGGAGTGACAGAGGTTTATTGGATGAGATCCTGGAAGTGGACGACGCGACCAAACCCTGTAACTACTAGCAATCAGGAAAACGCTACAAATGCTGCTTGACTAGCTGCCTGCGTACTGGGCGGTGCACCAGCGggtggtgtatgagtacggggagaaggccagaCATCTCTTCGCTCACCAGCTAAGGCGGCAGGAGGCGAGTAGGGAGATCGGTCAGTTTAGGTATTTACACGTCGGCTGGCCTCTGTCCCAGTCAAGGTGAATGGGGCATTTTGAGCCTTTTAAGAGAAGCTTTATCGGACAGAACCCCGAGGATAAGAGCGATGAGTGTCAGAGCTTTTCGATTGTCTGGAGTTTCGCAAGGTGGGGGAGGAATTCTGGGAGGAGCTGGAGGCACTGCTGGGATTGGAGGAGGTCCGAAAAGCCGTAGTAAAGATACAGACGGGGAAAGCACTCGGTCTGGATGTGTTCCCGGCAGAACTTTCTGAGAAGTTTGCCGAGAAGTTGTTTCCGTTACTGATGGGCATGTATATGCTTCCATGGAGCAGGGTTCTCTCACTGAAATCATGGTGGTGGTACGAACGCTGGCCAAAGGACCTGCTCACTGAGACGTTGGGGCAAGCATTCATCTCTATTCTCTTGGAAAAAGATAAGGATCTCACAGAGTGTGGGTGTTGTCCGATTTCACTGCGCAATGTGGACGTTAAGCTTTTGGCCAAGATAATGGCAGTGCAGTTAGAACCCTGTCTcccggagggggttggggaggagcagacaggatttgtgaaggccTAAAAttgtcatccaacatcaggcgaCAGTTGAATGTGGTTCTCACCCTAGCGCCTGGGCCGGAACCAGAGGTACTCGAGTCACTTGACACAGGAAAAACATTCAATAGGATTGAGTGGAGGTACCTCTTTGCGGTCTTGGAGACGGTTGGGTTGGACCCTCGGTTTGTGTCTTGGGTGCGGTTATTTTATGCAGCTCCTTTGGCCAGCGTTCGGGCTGCCCTATGTCTCCCCCCTTATTCGCGGTGGCAATTGAACCATTGagccgcaaggctgcgtacttaacaCCCTACATCATTTCCTATACACACGCGAATGTGTGGTAAGATTCAGTTCCAACTCTGTCTACATGTTTGTTGATGACACGGCCCTAGTGGGTCGGGTCTCAAACAACGATGTGTCAGAAtactggagggagatagagaacctggagCAGCAACGATAACaaactctccctcaatgtcagcaaaaccaaggagctggtcatcgacttcaggaaataAAATGTCGtaaacacccctgtctgcatcaatggtgccgacgTGGTGATGATTGACATCTTCAAATTCGaaagtgtacagatcaccaacaatctgGCCTGGTCCACCCAGGTCGACGCTAGGACCAAGAAAGGTCCACAGCGCTGTATCTCCTCAGTAAGTtaaggaaattctgcatgtcaGAAAACAAAAAAGATTAGGATCAGTCAGATTGTGTCTGTCTGTAAGTTATTCAAGGCTGGCAAAGTCTCCATCTAGACACAAGTCTCCAAAGTATACCAAGCCTCCTGTTCTCCAGGACCTGAACGATGTGCCCAGACCCACGGGCAGAAGTTGGGGTTGCCACATTTCGGGCAAGTGAGGGCAGTGAGAGGAGACGGGGGCAGTGAGAGGAGACAGAAGTGCTGCCGATACTGTTTCCAGAACCTGAGGGAGGAAATCAGCACAGGGTTCTGGGAAAGACCTACCAGGGGAAAGGACAGCGGCGTCGTAATTATGATATATGGGGAGGAGGCTGTGGTGCAAGACCATGCCTCTAATCTACTCCAATTCGACTTCAAATTACTTAGCCATTGTAGGATTTTCTGTATGTTAGCAGCCCAGCAATAAAACAGAAGATTCGGAAGTGCTAAGTCTCCCGTCTTTAGACTCTGGAATGGTTATCTGCCCAGATAAAGACGGATATTAATTCGTTAACCACAGCAGAAAATGCTTTGGGTAAATAAGTGGGGATACATTGAAATAAGAATAAATACCTCGGTAGGACATTCATCTTGATAGTTTGCATCCTTCCCATCAGAGTTAGAGGTAGGGTATTACACCTCTCTAGGTCCATTTTAGCTTTCCCATGAGGCTTGAAAAGTTCAGTTTGTGGAGTAAGGCTCAGTTATGGGCCTTGCGGATCCACAGATATCAGAAATTAGAGGGCCAGAGGTGAaatgacagtgaaccaagctgagtGTCTCTGGCTGTCGGGCTCACTGGAAAACAATAatttttacccacatttaatttataacccgaaaatgTGACATATGGTGACATTTTCTGTTGAGGAGATCGCAACCGTCATATAAAACAGTAGATCATCTGCATATAGTGAGACATGGTGCTACTGTCCCTCCTGGTAAATTACCCTGCACCCATCCGATGACCTCAACGCTAATGGCCATCACTAAGAGCATTGGAGAAAAGGGCAGCCTTGTCTAGTGACCGTGCCTAACACGAAGTATTCAGAGGAGGTCATATTTCTGCGGATGTTGGTTTTCAGAATGTTGTACTTTGGACAAACCCAGGAGGAGAATTTGGGGCCAAATCTGAATTTCTCGAAGATCTCAAAAAGGTCTACTCTACTCTATGAAATGTTTTTTCTGCGTTCAAAGATACGAGAACGTCAGGTTCGCGAGCCGATGAGGGGGAAAGGATAATGTTCCAGAGACGTTGGATATTGACCCTTAATGGCCTATGTTTTATAAGGCCTCTCTGATCCTCTGATATTATAGTTGGAAAATTATGAGTCAGATCCGGGTTATCAGGACGTTCACCAGTAGCTTAACATTAGTGTTAAGGCACGAAATCGGTCGACAAGCCCCACACTCTACTGGGTCCTTACCCTCTTTAAGGGGCACTGGTTTTGTGGCGTGGGCAAGAGATGGGGGTAGTGATTCCTTGACAGTGAATCATTGAACATGTCCAAAATTAAAGGAATTAGTTGCTCTGAGAATCTCTTACACAATTTGGATGGAAGCTATCAGGACTCGGGGTATGTCGGATCGCAGCCAACTGAAACATTTCAGTATTTCTTCTAGGCTTAAGGGGAATTCCATTACCCATGTCCTGCCTTCCTCAATTATCGGGATGTGTAAACCATCTAGAAACCTCATCATGTCTATGGTATCTGCAGGAGGCTCTGACTCATATTGGTCATGGTAAAATGAACTGAAAGCCGCCTTCGCCTGGAGAGGGACTGTTACGAGGTAATCGTCTTTGCTCCAAATCTGTGGTATTTTTCCGGAAGCTGCCTGCTTATTGAGTTGATGCGCAAGAAGCTgacccacctcctcctcatgtTCGTAGAAGGTGCCTACAGAACTTCAGAACTTATGCACTGCTTTATTCGTGGATATCAATTCAAATTGAAGTTGTAGGCTTATTCTGTACCTCAGTGATTCCTGCGTTGGGTAAAAGAATATTGGTGGTCAACCTCCAAGATGGAGTCCTTCGTAATTTTCCCTTGACAGATACTCGAAGGGGCAGCCGGATGCAGTAGTCCATACCGAATACCCTTCTACAATAGAGCAGATTTTGCCCCGTGAAATGCTGCTCTTTTTATCGCCAATACAGCTAAGGCCCTGGTATGGCCGGACCGAGGGACTCTCccatttaataaaagcaaattactgcagatgctggaatctgaaacgaaagagaaaatgctgggaaatatcAGCAGATCTGGCATAACCTGCAGGCATAACCtctccctacagctgctgccagacctgctgagattttccatcattttctgtttctctccctaTTTAATATATTGGTACCACTGCTCCATTGCAGGATATGCTCTGTTTATTTAAAGCTTTATAACCTTAAGATCATTACTCCAGGTAGTTTGTTTGCACGTGGTCTTGGTTACAGCTCGTGATGAGCCCTATCGggctctggcgggggtggtgcatTTGAGAACTTTCTCACCCACCATATTTAACTGCATGCTGACTATGTATTCGGTGGAGCTGTTGCCCACCGTCCCTCTGGCGAACCCACAAATTGGATGTTTCGTCTTCGAGTCCG harbors:
- the LOC119967995 gene encoding histone H1.01-like — translated: MVSGCSDRKEISQAPRQKALGDSGPDVGKLRSRIKLTIKRKVAKGPPLMQIKRQGTPGSFQIVKKKPLRKLVKKLKETAAKESPVKGLATKKITAKKLRAKKYTVKKLGAKNPTARKSTKMTAPTGEKAMKSPKLQKEVQPKKRNIARKATGGKAKATKKAYQSKAHKKPKSAKTKKTAAKKKSKIKNNLLTPETNGSSQRPPGLSEKELIAESSDSVQVPESE